The following coding sequences are from one Devosia neptuniae window:
- a CDS encoding nucleoside 2-deoxyribosyltransferase → MKKVYIAGPEVFFPDGADIIARKGILARQYGFEANSFESGDFPAEKFAFGMAISKANEEVMRGSDFVLANMTPFRGVSADVGTAYEIGFMCALGKDAFAYTNDPRYYDVRLTQDYYAGQVGPAADGMVRGHSDGWMVEDHAMVDNLMLDGGIIARGGLVVRAPAGATLPWSDLSVFELALKAARDWYDKAS, encoded by the coding sequence ATGAAAAAGGTTTATATTGCCGGTCCCGAAGTCTTTTTTCCGGATGGGGCCGACATCATCGCCCGCAAGGGTATCTTGGCCCGCCAATATGGATTTGAGGCCAATAGCTTTGAATCGGGCGACTTTCCTGCAGAAAAGTTCGCCTTCGGCATGGCCATCAGCAAGGCCAACGAAGAGGTGATGCGCGGCTCCGATTTCGTTCTTGCCAATATGACACCCTTTCGCGGGGTGTCGGCCGATGTCGGAACGGCCTACGAGATCGGCTTCATGTGCGCCCTGGGCAAGGATGCCTTCGCCTATACCAATGACCCACGCTATTACGATGTCCGTTTGACCCAAGACTATTATGCCGGTCAGGTCGGGCCGGCTGCCGACGGCATGGTGCGCGGTCACAGCGATGGCTGGATGGTCGAGGACCATGCCATGGTGGACAACCTTATGCTTGACGGCGGCATCATTGCCCGCGGCGGCCTTGTCGTCCGAGCCCCCGCTGGTGCAACCCTGCCCTGGAGCGACCTTTCGGTGTTCGAATTGGCCCTCAAGGCCGCTCGGGACTGGTACGACAAAGCATCATGA
- a CDS encoding ABC transporter permease — MNQLSQTKSPLDWVKTLVSRYWGVAGVLITWQAWVTITGVNSIVIPHPISVVGDIVFNPGVYLVNAGQTLFLAAAGLILGMALGTMVAVIAWSSRILSGILVPLGLIFSSVPVVALIPVLARLLGYDMKTVLGIVIIISFFPAFVFTAAGLNALPAGSSDLFKVLGANRWRRFVHLVLPSAVPNWMIALRLSAPPAVLSAMLAEFLMGKSGLGFLFRQSATEFATERAFGTSVIATVISVLCFTSAVAAEKFINDKWK, encoded by the coding sequence ATGAACCAGTTATCGCAAACCAAGAGCCCGCTCGACTGGGTAAAGACCCTCGTTTCCCGCTATTGGGGCGTCGCCGGCGTTCTCATCACCTGGCAGGCATGGGTGACGATCACGGGCGTCAACTCCATCGTCATTCCGCACCCGATCAGCGTTGTGGGCGACATTGTCTTCAATCCGGGCGTTTATCTCGTCAATGCCGGCCAGACCCTGTTTCTGGCTGCAGCCGGTCTGATCCTGGGTATGGCGCTCGGCACCATGGTGGCGGTCATCGCCTGGTCGTCGCGCATTCTGAGCGGCATTCTGGTGCCGCTCGGGCTGATCTTCTCATCCGTGCCCGTTGTCGCCCTGATCCCGGTTCTCGCCCGCCTGCTGGGCTATGACATGAAGACGGTATTGGGCATCGTCATCATCATTTCCTTTTTCCCCGCCTTCGTTTTCACCGCCGCCGGCCTCAACGCGCTTCCTGCCGGCAGCAGCGATCTCTTCAAGGTGCTCGGGGCCAATCGCTGGCGTCGGTTCGTCCATCTGGTCCTGCCTTCGGCGGTGCCCAACTGGATGATTGCCCTGCGTCTTTCGGCGCCGCCGGCTGTGCTTTCGGCCATGCTGGCCGAATTCCTCATGGGCAAGAGCGGCCTCGGCTTTCTTTTCCGCCAATCGGCGACCGAATTTGCGACAGAACGGGCATTCGGCACCAGCGTCATCGCCACGGTAATCTCGGTGCTATGCTTCACCTCGGCAGTGGCCGCCGAGAAGTTCATCAACGACAAGTGGAAATGA
- a CDS encoding tagatose kinase translates to MIKVVTIGEIVVEIMAVAPGKGFREPIELVGPYPSGAPAIFIDQLAKQGQPCAMVSCVGNDDFGWLNIERLRQDGVDVSAIRVHEDAVTGSAFVRYRTDGQRDFVFNIKHSANGQIGLTEAAKAVIASAGHLHVMGSSLVSAGIIEAVLFALEQIKARGGTVSFDPNIRKEMLGFVGLREALDKVLAQTDLFMPSGSEVLLFSQESSEETAVWDILARGVRAIVLKQGAAGARYLDGKDDLFVPAFAVEEIDPTGAGDAFGATFLAGWLGGLDAETNLRRANGAGALAVGRKGPMEGTSTRAELDAFVSQQVAA, encoded by the coding sequence GTGATCAAAGTCGTTACCATTGGCGAAATCGTCGTCGAGATCATGGCCGTCGCGCCGGGCAAGGGTTTTCGCGAACCCATCGAGTTGGTTGGTCCCTATCCCTCGGGAGCTCCAGCCATCTTTATCGACCAGCTTGCCAAACAGGGGCAGCCCTGCGCCATGGTCAGTTGCGTAGGCAATGACGATTTCGGCTGGCTCAATATCGAGCGGCTGCGGCAGGACGGTGTCGATGTCTCGGCTATTCGTGTGCACGAAGACGCGGTGACCGGCAGCGCTTTCGTACGCTATCGCACGGATGGGCAGCGCGATTTCGTGTTCAACATCAAGCACAGTGCCAATGGACAGATCGGGCTGACGGAGGCGGCAAAGGCCGTCATCGCCTCGGCTGGACATTTGCATGTCATGGGGTCCTCGCTGGTATCAGCGGGGATCATCGAGGCGGTTTTGTTCGCACTTGAGCAGATCAAGGCGCGCGGCGGCACGGTGTCGTTTGACCCCAATATCCGCAAGGAAATGCTGGGCTTTGTGGGGTTGCGGGAGGCGCTGGACAAGGTGCTGGCGCAGACGGATTTGTTCATGCCGAGCGGGTCGGAAGTGCTGCTCTTTTCTCAAGAAAGCAGCGAAGAGACGGCTGTCTGGGATATTCTGGCGCGCGGCGTTCGCGCCATCGTGCTCAAGCAGGGCGCCGCGGGGGCACGTTATCTGGATGGCAAGGACGATCTGTTCGTTCCAGCCTTCGCGGTCGAGGAGATCGACCCTACCGGTGCCGGTGACGCCTTTGGCGCAACCTTCCTTGCCGGCTGGCTGGGCGGTCTGGATGCGGAAACGAACCTGCGCCGCGCCAATGGCGCCGGCGCACTGGCCGTGGGCCGCAAGGGGCCGATGGAAGGGACGTCCACCCGAGCCGAACTCGATGCGTTTGTCAGCCAGCAGGTGGCGGCATGA
- a CDS encoding amidase, with product MTVNKDATALAADLAAGALSARNLTETAIAAIEAKDGAINAVVVHDFDRARRAAVEADKRLAAGERLPLLGVPVTIKESFDTAGLPTSWGLEAFRHAIAAEDAVVVGRLRAAGAIILGKTNVSEGLSGWNATNAVYGRTDNPLAPGHTPGGSSSGGAAAIAAGLSALDIGSDLGGSIRGPAHFCGIFGHNSTAGLLPLRGHVLAGRKARLDMSAPGPMANSARDLALGLSIMAGPDLDEATGYRLALPAARHDTISDFRVLVLPEHPLVPTEPCVRQAVETFALALARRGASVQSALGIIPDPAESTSIYMALLGGALGLGQTAEAAEQGRAKVAALLPEDQSISAMRLLASVISHADWLVANEARVKLRWAWCELFKSYDAVICPPTSVPALTHADAAATHIEVDGQTIDAGDTVAWASLATAAGLPATVMPVSKTPDGRPLGVQIIGPYLEDYTPIRLAELMSPARAN from the coding sequence ATGACCGTGAACAAGGATGCCACCGCACTCGCCGCGGACCTCGCGGCGGGTGCGCTCTCGGCAAGGAACCTCACGGAAACAGCGATTGCCGCCATCGAGGCCAAGGACGGCGCCATAAATGCCGTGGTGGTCCACGACTTTGACCGCGCCCGCCGCGCCGCGGTAGAAGCCGACAAGCGCCTGGCCGCCGGCGAGCGCCTGCCGCTGTTGGGCGTACCCGTTACGATCAAGGAATCCTTCGACACCGCCGGTCTGCCAACCTCCTGGGGTCTCGAAGCCTTCCGCCACGCCATTGCGGCCGAAGACGCTGTTGTCGTCGGCCGCCTGCGCGCTGCCGGTGCGATTATTCTTGGCAAGACCAATGTGTCCGAGGGTCTGAGCGGCTGGAACGCCACCAATGCCGTCTATGGCCGGACCGACAATCCTCTTGCACCCGGCCACACGCCCGGCGGCTCGTCCTCGGGCGGCGCCGCCGCCATTGCTGCCGGTCTCTCCGCACTCGACATCGGCTCCGACCTTGGCGGGTCCATCCGCGGCCCCGCCCATTTCTGCGGCATCTTCGGGCATAATTCCACCGCCGGCCTGCTGCCGCTGCGCGGCCATGTTCTCGCTGGGCGCAAGGCCCGCCTCGACATGTCGGCGCCCGGCCCCATGGCCAACAGCGCCCGCGACCTTGCGCTGGGCCTTTCCATCATGGCTGGTCCGGACCTTGACGAAGCCACCGGCTACCGCCTCGCTCTTCCCGCGGCCCGGCATGATACGATCTCCGATTTCCGCGTCCTGGTGCTGCCCGAACATCCCCTCGTGCCCACCGAACCCTGCGTTCGCCAAGCCGTCGAAACCTTCGCCCTGGCCCTGGCTCGCCGTGGCGCCTCGGTACAATCAGCGCTCGGCATCATTCCCGATCCTGCGGAAAGCACATCCATCTACATGGCGCTGCTGGGCGGAGCCCTGGGCCTGGGGCAGACAGCAGAGGCGGCCGAACAAGGCCGCGCAAAAGTCGCGGCCCTCCTCCCCGAAGATCAATCCATATCTGCCATGCGCCTGCTTGCGAGCGTGATTTCGCATGCTGATTGGCTGGTGGCCAACGAAGCCCGCGTAAAATTGCGCTGGGCCTGGTGTGAACTTTTCAAGTCCTATGACGCCGTGATCTGTCCGCCCACCTCGGTCCCCGCCCTGACCCATGCCGACGCGGCCGCTACCCATATCGAGGTGGACGGACAAACCATCGACGCTGGAGATACCGTCGCTTGGGCGAGCCTTGCCACCGCCGCCGGCCTTCCAGCCACAGTGATGCCTGTCAGCAAAACCCCGGACGGCCGCCCGCTCGGGGTACAGATCATCGGCCCATATCTTGAAGACTACACGCCGATCCGCCTTGCCGAACTGATGAGCCCTGCTAGAGCAAATTAA
- a CDS encoding ABC transporter ATP-binding protein produces MNAPISPAPTSTVEAWAINVDHVGKTFTLDGGQELKAIDDVDIKIGQGEFVALLGPSGCGKSTILRLVAALEDASTGRITVEGSNPTDLSKAHRLGVAFQDHALLPWLTIRDNIALPYKVAGRPVDDKRIAELLALVGLSGFEKARPRQLSGGMRQRVSIARALALKPDVLLLDEPFGALDAVTRRHMNVELQRIWSEQRITTLLVTHSVEEALFLADRVIVMSGRPGRIIKELQVPFARPRSPDVQRTTEFHHLADELTLALEPEGHH; encoded by the coding sequence ATGAACGCTCCCATCTCCCCTGCCCCCACGTCTACCGTCGAAGCCTGGGCCATCAATGTCGATCACGTCGGCAAGACCTTCACGCTCGATGGCGGCCAGGAACTCAAGGCCATCGACGATGTCGACATCAAGATCGGGCAAGGCGAATTCGTCGCGTTGCTGGGCCCGTCCGGCTGCGGCAAGAGCACCATCCTGCGCCTCGTCGCGGCACTTGAAGATGCCAGCACCGGTCGCATCACCGTGGAAGGCAGCAATCCCACCGACCTGTCCAAAGCCCACCGCCTGGGCGTCGCCTTCCAGGATCATGCCCTGCTGCCCTGGCTGACGATCCGCGACAATATTGCCCTGCCCTACAAGGTCGCCGGTCGACCAGTGGACGACAAGCGCATCGCCGAACTTCTTGCCCTTGTTGGACTGTCCGGCTTCGAAAAGGCCCGCCCCCGCCAGCTTTCGGGCGGCATGCGGCAACGCGTTTCCATTGCCCGCGCTCTGGCGCTCAAGCCCGATGTCCTGTTGCTCGACGAACCTTTCGGCGCCCTCGACGCCGTCACCCGGCGCCACATGAATGTCGAACTGCAGCGCATCTGGAGCGAGCAGCGGATCACCACGCTCCTCGTCACCCACTCCGTCGAAGAAGCACTGTTCCTTGCCGACCGGGTGATCGTCATGAGCGGCCGCCCGGGCCGCATCATCAAGGAGCTTCAGGTGCCCTTCGCCCGGCCGCGCAGCCCCGATGTGCAGCGCACCACGGAGTTCCACCACCTGGCCGACGAACTCACCCTCGCCCTCGAACCCGAAGGGCACCATTGA
- a CDS encoding D-tagatose-bisphosphate aldolase, class II, non-catalytic subunit, whose translation MSTAILLDLPRQHRAGKHVGIVSICSAHPLVIESALIAGRDNQHAVLIEATCNQVNQDGGYTGMTPLDFRQFVEGIAAKVGFDPGKLILGGDHLGPNPWKHLPADEAMEKSRVMIAAFAAAGFTKLHLDTSMGCRGEPVALPDETTAERAASLAQAAEGALPAGGDKPVYIIGTEVPVPGGALEALDHLQVTTPRAALDTIEVHRKAFAAHSLEDAFARVVGIVVQPGVEFGNEDLVVYDPAKAQALSAVLRQVPQFVFEAHSTDYQPETALAGLVADGFSILKVGPALTFVLREAIYGLDQIAVALDLLAPNETVALAMEELMLREPQHWQKYYHGDDAALRVQRHFSYSDRIRYYWPHPDAIAAVDRLMTALGEREIPMPLISQFLGTLHAAAAAKGQKIDARSLLLLAVRQQTDLYSRAAGVL comes from the coding sequence ATGAGCACCGCAATACTGTTGGACCTCCCCAGGCAACATCGCGCTGGCAAGCACGTCGGCATTGTGTCGATCTGTTCGGCGCATCCTTTGGTGATCGAAAGCGCGCTGATTGCCGGGCGCGATAACCAGCATGCAGTGCTGATCGAGGCCACCTGCAATCAGGTCAACCAGGATGGCGGCTATACCGGGATGACGCCGCTGGACTTCCGACAATTTGTTGAGGGGATTGCTGCCAAGGTTGGCTTCGATCCGGGCAAGCTAATTCTGGGCGGAGACCATCTCGGGCCCAATCCCTGGAAGCATCTGCCGGCTGACGAAGCGATGGAGAAATCGCGGGTAATGATCGCCGCCTTTGCCGCCGCCGGTTTTACCAAGCTGCATCTCGACACCAGCATGGGCTGCCGGGGTGAGCCTGTCGCACTGCCGGATGAGACCACAGCCGAACGTGCGGCTTCGCTGGCGCAAGCGGCCGAGGGCGCCCTGCCCGCTGGTGGCGACAAGCCGGTCTATATCATCGGCACCGAAGTGCCGGTCCCCGGTGGCGCGCTGGAAGCGTTGGACCATTTGCAGGTGACCACGCCCAGAGCGGCGCTGGACACGATCGAGGTACACCGCAAGGCATTCGCAGCGCACAGCCTGGAGGATGCATTTGCCCGCGTGGTTGGGATCGTCGTGCAGCCGGGAGTCGAATTCGGCAATGAAGACCTCGTTGTCTATGACCCGGCCAAGGCGCAAGCGCTGAGCGCCGTGCTGCGACAGGTGCCGCAATTCGTCTTCGAAGCCCATTCGACCGACTACCAGCCTGAGACAGCCCTGGCGGGTTTGGTGGCCGACGGATTTTCGATCCTCAAGGTTGGCCCGGCACTGACCTTTGTGCTGCGTGAAGCAATCTATGGACTTGACCAAATCGCCGTTGCGCTGGATCTGCTTGCCCCAAACGAGACGGTCGCCCTAGCGATGGAAGAGCTGATGCTGCGCGAGCCGCAGCACTGGCAAAAATACTATCACGGCGATGATGCTGCCCTGCGGGTCCAGCGCCATTTCAGCTACTCGGACCGCATCCGGTATTACTGGCCGCATCCCGATGCGATTGCGGCCGTGGACCGGCTCATGACCGCACTTGGGGAGCGCGAGATTCCCATGCCGCTGATCAGCCAGTTTCTTGGCACATTGCATGCGGCGGCGGCGGCGAAAGGGCAAAAAATAGATGCCCGCTCACTGCTGCTACTCGCCGTACGGCAACAGACGGACCTCTATTCGCGCGCTGCCGGGGTACTGTAA
- a CDS encoding AAA family ATPase, which yields MSTKVTLPPDPWQNVKTLHSLPADEVISGLQKSLRRGLAETALLIAYEMYMTSAEMEEMLWSRLIVIAVEDVGYGNKDLIVTIDALYRNHARYPRPIGDRFLFAAHAIRLIADSPKDRTTDDMVNFAKLENQVRGKGPEVPDFAIDMHTKRGWEMGRGYEHFMTEASRVENKITDVDTSYRDRIMAAIAAGELA from the coding sequence ATGAGCACTAAAGTAACTCTCCCGCCCGATCCCTGGCAGAACGTCAAGACCTTGCATAGCCTGCCGGCCGACGAGGTGATCTCCGGCCTTCAGAAGAGCCTGCGGCGTGGCCTCGCCGAAACCGCCCTCCTCATCGCCTACGAAATGTACATGACGAGCGCGGAAATGGAGGAAATGCTCTGGTCCCGCCTTATCGTGATTGCGGTCGAAGACGTCGGCTACGGCAACAAGGACCTGATCGTCACCATCGACGCGCTCTATCGCAACCACGCGCGCTATCCGCGTCCGATCGGCGATCGCTTCCTTTTTGCCGCCCACGCCATTCGTCTGATCGCCGACAGTCCCAAGGATCGTACGACCGACGACATGGTCAACTTCGCCAAGCTCGAAAACCAGGTGCGCGGCAAGGGACCGGAGGTGCCGGACTTCGCCATCGACATGCACACCAAACGAGGCTGGGAAATGGGCCGGGGCTACGAGCACTTCATGACCGAAGCCAGCCGCGTCGAAAACAAGATCACCGACGTCGACACCTCCTATCGCGACCGCATCATGGCGGCCATTGCTGCGGGTGAGCTTGCCTGA
- a CDS encoding GMC family oxidoreductase, with protein MQPYDYVIVGAGAAGCVLANRLSADPNIRVALVEAGPDRNARKTIIRMPLAMVTFMAPALAFLGGPKFMSWFTTDPEPGLQGRQIALPRGKGSGGSTNVNGQIFIRGQRKDFDHWRDLGNPGWSYDDLLPYFRKLERFEPDPTSQIDPAFHGTNGPLTVAPLRSVNPMARVYLEAATQAGIPLNPDFNGANQAGAGLYTFTQRNGERVTAEGAYLDPIRHRPNLHILSERTVTKILFDGKRATGIAYDSASGQGTLPAREVILSAGSFVSPHLLLLSGIGDTGQLQRHGMTPVQHLPGVGENLQDHLDVTLEYRAKSTAPYGISWRALPRNILHVLDWLFRRRGLFASTTGEGGAFISTVPGQSRPDIQLFFCTAVGNTQNAGGFTGHGFLMHVCQLRPGSIGRVSLTSADPHAKPSILYNFLRHEGAMDTLRAGIRIARNIIAQSPFAPHLDREVDPGTDEQSDGALDAFIRRSVGTLFHPVGTCAMGTGPDAVVDPATLRVHGVTGLRVVDASIMPTIVSGNTVAATYCIAEKAADLIMKEPSNG; from the coding sequence ATGCAGCCCTACGACTACGTCATCGTGGGCGCCGGCGCCGCCGGTTGCGTGCTCGCCAATCGGCTCTCCGCCGACCCCAATATCCGCGTCGCGCTGGTCGAAGCCGGCCCCGACCGCAATGCCCGAAAAACCATCATCCGCATGCCGCTGGCCATGGTCACCTTCATGGCCCCCGCTTTGGCCTTTCTCGGCGGCCCCAAATTCATGTCCTGGTTCACCACCGATCCCGAACCGGGCCTGCAGGGCCGCCAGATCGCCCTGCCGCGCGGCAAAGGCTCTGGCGGCAGCACCAATGTGAACGGCCAGATATTCATCCGCGGCCAGCGCAAGGATTTCGACCACTGGCGCGACTTGGGCAATCCCGGCTGGTCCTATGACGATCTACTGCCCTATTTCCGCAAACTCGAACGTTTCGAACCCGATCCCACCAGCCAGATCGATCCCGCCTTCCACGGCACCAATGGCCCCCTCACCGTCGCCCCCCTGCGCAGCGTCAATCCAATGGCTCGCGTCTATCTTGAGGCCGCCACCCAAGCCGGCATTCCCCTCAATCCCGATTTCAACGGTGCTAATCAAGCCGGCGCCGGCCTCTACACCTTCACCCAGCGCAATGGCGAACGCGTCACCGCCGAAGGCGCCTATCTTGATCCCATCCGCCACCGCCCCAATCTGCACATCCTGAGCGAACGCACCGTCACCAAAATCCTGTTCGACGGCAAACGCGCCACCGGCATCGCCTACGACAGCGCATCAGGGCAGGGCACTCTCCCCGCGCGGGAAGTCATCCTCTCCGCCGGCTCCTTCGTCTCGCCACACCTGCTCCTGCTCTCGGGCATAGGCGACACCGGCCAATTGCAGCGCCACGGCATGACCCCCGTCCAGCACCTCCCCGGCGTCGGCGAAAACCTGCAGGATCATCTCGACGTCACCCTGGAATATCGCGCCAAATCCACCGCGCCCTATGGCATTTCCTGGCGCGCCCTCCCGCGCAATATCCTCCACGTCCTAGACTGGCTCTTCCGCCGCCGCGGCCTCTTCGCCTCCACCACCGGGGAGGGCGGCGCCTTCATCTCAACCGTGCCCGGCCAGTCCCGCCCCGATATCCAACTCTTCTTCTGCACGGCCGTCGGAAATACCCAAAACGCCGGCGGTTTCACCGGCCACGGCTTTCTCATGCATGTCTGCCAGCTCCGCCCCGGCAGCATTGGCCGCGTCAGCCTCACCAGCGCCGATCCCCACGCTAAGCCCTCGATCCTCTACAATTTTCTGCGCCATGAAGGCGCCATGGACACGCTCCGCGCCGGCATCCGCATCGCCCGCAACATCATCGCCCAGTCCCCCTTCGCCCCGCATCTCGACCGCGAAGTCGATCCCGGCACCGACGAACAAAGCGACGGCGCCCTCGACGCCTTCATCCGACGCAGCGTCGGCACGCTGTTCCACCCCGTGGGCACTTGCGCCATGGGCACAGGCCCCGACGCCGTTGTCGACCCGGCGACCCTCCGCGTCCACGGCGTCACGGGCCTGCGCGTCGTCGACGCCTCCATCATGCCCACAATCGTCTCCGGCAACACGGTCGCCGCCACCTATTGCATCGCCGAAAAGGCTGCCGACCTCATCATGAAGGAACCAAGCAATGGCTGA
- a CDS encoding SDR family oxidoreductase, which yields MSQNLAGKVVLVTGASSGIGRALALSVAEAGASVALVGRSADRLQLVANLIGPNALVLPADLADAAAVETVAAKTLAHFGRVDILLANAGLYIPGDVADGDADTWDELVQVNVSSVFRLIRAVLPGMIARRSGDIVVTSSISGHQAIQWEPVYSASKHAIQSFVHGLRRQVAPDNVRVGAVAPGIVLNELWGYDDLNEIDAKVAAHEGLRSQDVADAVLFMLTRPPHVTIRDLVILPQNQDI from the coding sequence ATGAGCCAAAATCTCGCCGGCAAGGTCGTGCTGGTGACCGGCGCCAGCTCCGGCATCGGCCGGGCCCTCGCGCTCTCCGTCGCCGAAGCCGGCGCCAGCGTCGCCCTGGTCGGCCGTTCGGCAGATCGCCTGCAACTGGTCGCCAACCTCATCGGCCCCAACGCCCTCGTCCTCCCCGCCGATCTGGCCGATGCCGCCGCCGTCGAAACCGTCGCCGCCAAAACCCTCGCCCATTTCGGCCGCGTCGATATCCTGCTCGCCAATGCCGGCCTCTACATTCCCGGCGACGTGGCCGATGGCGATGCCGACACCTGGGACGAGCTGGTGCAGGTCAATGTCAGCAGCGTCTTCCGCCTGATCCGGGCCGTGCTGCCCGGCATGATCGCCCGGCGCTCTGGCGATATCGTCGTCACCAGCTCGATTTCCGGCCATCAGGCCATCCAGTGGGAGCCGGTCTATTCCGCCTCCAAACACGCTATCCAGTCCTTCGTGCATGGCCTGCGCCGCCAGGTCGCGCCTGACAATGTGCGGGTTGGCGCCGTTGCGCCCGGAATCGTGCTCAACGAACTCTGGGGCTATGACGATCTCAATGAGATCGACGCCAAGGTCGCCGCCCATGAAGGTCTGCGCTCGCAGGACGTCGCCGACGCCGTCCTCTTTATGTTGACCCGCCCGCCCCATGTCACCATCCGCGATCTGGTCATCCTGCCGCAGAACCAGGATATCTGA
- a CDS encoding ABC transporter permease, which translates to MKMTAERWQSLTLGIVGVVLFLAAWEAIGANRLAGLTWPPLSAVFQFMFEPSRAQLFGRAMAASFTMVALGYAAGSVAGIGFAGLVHVLPVMRPGMDRLASVIHAIPAIALAPLFIVLINREFTGMAIAALNVFFILYVSTTSGLNNSTTGHRDLFQVLGSSRMTRLLRLDLPAALPAIVSGLKYSVPAAFIGAILGEWFGSSRGLGLLMVSAMQNFQIPLLWSAVLIASTASLIVFGLMGLLEQFVYGRYK; encoded by the coding sequence ATGAAGATGACCGCCGAGCGCTGGCAATCGCTGACCTTGGGCATTGTCGGCGTCGTCCTCTTTCTCGCCGCCTGGGAGGCCATCGGCGCCAATCGCCTTGCTGGCCTCACCTGGCCGCCGCTGAGCGCGGTGTTCCAGTTCATGTTCGAGCCTTCCCGCGCCCAGCTTTTCGGCCGGGCCATGGCAGCAAGCTTCACCATGGTGGCGCTGGGCTATGCCGCAGGCAGCGTTGCCGGCATTGGCTTTGCCGGTCTCGTCCATGTGCTGCCCGTCATGCGCCCCGGCATGGATCGGCTGGCCAGCGTCATCCACGCCATCCCGGCTATCGCGCTGGCCCCGCTCTTCATCGTGCTGATCAATCGCGAATTCACCGGCATGGCGATCGCCGCGCTCAACGTCTTCTTCATCCTCTATGTGTCGACGACCTCTGGCCTCAACAATTCGACCACGGGGCACCGGGATCTGTTCCAGGTTCTCGGCTCCAGCCGCATGACGCGTCTGCTCCGTCTCGATCTGCCCGCTGCCCTGCCCGCCATCGTCAGCGGCCTGAAATATTCGGTGCCGGCGGCTTTCATCGGCGCCATCCTGGGCGAGTGGTTCGGCTCCTCGCGTGGCCTGGGTCTGCTCATGGTCAGTGCCATGCAGAATTTCCAGATTCCCCTGCTCTGGAGCGCCGTATTGATTGCCTCGACCGCCTCGCTGATCGTCTTCGGCCTCATGGGCCTGCTCGAACAGTTCGTTTACGGACGGTACAAATGA
- a CDS encoding SDR family NAD(P)-dependent oxidoreductase, with protein MADFTGKVALVTGTTGIGRAVALKLAAEGAQVMALGLDTAGNAELATHANIATRLTDVSVPEQVQAAIAETVARLGGLDIIVNSAAIHPYGDCVTTSPQTFAQCLAVNVGSIHLTARFGVPHLRQRGGGSIVNISSVQGHASQNNVAAYAASKGAIHALTRAMALDFAGDNIRVNSVSPGSVRTPILERAARHSDGQDVDIAAAFARFGAAHPLGRIGEPEEIAELVAFLASSRAAFITGADHRIDGGLTAGIAVR; from the coding sequence ATGGCTGATTTCACCGGCAAGGTCGCCCTGGTCACCGGCACCACCGGCATTGGCCGGGCCGTAGCACTCAAACTCGCCGCCGAGGGGGCACAGGTCATGGCCTTGGGGCTCGACACAGCGGGCAATGCCGAGCTCGCCACCCACGCCAACATCGCCACGCGCCTGACCGATGTGTCCGTCCCCGAACAGGTTCAGGCCGCCATAGCCGAGACCGTCGCCCGCCTGGGCGGCCTCGACATCATCGTCAATTCGGCCGCCATCCATCCCTATGGCGATTGCGTCACGACGAGCCCGCAAACCTTCGCGCAATGCCTGGCCGTCAATGTCGGCTCGATCCACCTCACCGCCCGTTTCGGCGTGCCGCATTTGCGCCAGCGCGGGGGTGGCAGTATCGTCAACATTTCCAGCGTCCAGGGCCATGCCAGCCAGAATAACGTGGCCGCCTATGCCGCCTCCAAAGGTGCCATCCATGCGCTGACCCGCGCCATGGCGCTCGATTTCGCCGGCGACAATATCCGCGTCAATTCGGTCAGCCCCGGCTCGGTCCGCACGCCCATTCTCGAGCGCGCCGCCCGCCATAGCGATGGCCAGGATGTTGATATTGCAGCCGCTTTCGCCCGCTTCGGCGCCGCCCATCCGCTCGGCCGCATTGGCGAGCCCGAAGAAATCGCCGAGTTGGTCGCCTTCCTCGCCTCGTCCCGCGCCGCCTTCATCACCGGGGCCGACCACCGCATCGATGGTGGTTTGACCGCCGGCATTGCCGTACGCTGA
- a CDS encoding cupin domain-containing protein, producing MPYKIEDLKPCIAAVQVDNERVKVTRYTFPPGTDTGWHTHGHDYVVVPTRAGTLTIIDKDGSTRDVDYVPSESYFRTLGAEHDVANLSDNTVEFVEIELK from the coding sequence ATGCCGTACAAGATCGAAGACCTCAAGCCCTGTATTGCCGCCGTGCAGGTGGACAATGAACGGGTAAAGGTGACCCGCTATACCTTTCCTCCCGGCACCGACACCGGCTGGCACACCCATGGCCATGACTATGTCGTTGTCCCAACCCGCGCCGGCACGCTGACCATCATCGACAAGGATGGCTCCACCCGCGACGTCGACTATGTCCCGAGCGAATCCTATTTTCGCACCCTCGGCGCCGAGCACGACGTCGCCAACCTCTCCGACAACACTGTCGAATTCGTCGAAATCGAACTCAAGTAG